Part of the Kitasatospora sp. NBC_00374 genome is shown below.
GTGAACGACCACGGAATGGCCCTGGCGCCTCACAGTGGCCGGAACGCAGGGCGGTGGCAGAGGTTGGTGGGCGATCAGCAGGTACGCCGTGACGGCCGGGCCCGGGGGAGCGCTGTGGTCATGTTCCGCGGCACTGGTAGGTCGGGCTGGATCCGCGGAACACGGCGTCGCCGAAGGCGAAGATGCCGCCGTCGCAGGCGCTGAGGAGGTATCCGCTGCCGGTGGGTGTCGCGGACATGGAGGTGACGTGCCCGTTGAGGGGTTTGCCGGCCATGGAGCCGTAGAAGCCGGCGTTGCCGAAGGCGAACACGCCGCCGTCCTCGGCGGTCATCCAGTAGCCGTGGCCGTCGGGAGTGGAGTCGATGTCCACGACCGGTGCGTTGAGGGGTTTGCCGCCCATGGAGCCGTAGAAGCCGGCGTCGCCGAAGGCGAACACGCCGCCGTCGCGGGCGGCGAGGAGGTATCCGGCGTTGACGGGGGTGGCGACGATCGCGCTGACCGGTGCGTTGAGGGGTTTGCCGCCCATGGAGCCGTAGAAGCCGGCGTCGCCGAACGCGAACACGCCGCCGTCGCTTCCTGCCAGCCAGTACCCCTGGCCGGTGCGGCTGGGTGCCATGCCGACGATGTTGCCCACCCGGATGTTGAGGCCGGGCAGTGAGCCGTAGAAGCCGGCGTCGCCGAACGCGAAGACGCCGCCGTCGCGGCCGACCAGCCAGTACCCGTGGTTGGTGGGGGTGCGGGCCAGGCCGATGATGTTGTTCACCTTGATGCCGAGGCCGGGCAGTGAACCGAACACCTGGGCGTCGCCGCGGGCGGTCACCGCTCCGTAGGTGTCGACCTGCCAGTATCCGCCGCCGGTGGAGGTCTGCACGATGTCGGCCGCGGTGGGCAGCATCGCGACCGTGAACGACGTCGTGCGGCTCGTGGTGGCGCCGACGGGGTCCTTGGCGGTCACGGTCCACTGGTAGCCGGTTCCGGGGTCGAGCCTGTGCGCGGGCACAGTCCAGGAGCCGGCCACCCAGCCGGAGGAGACGTCGACGGACGGGCCGGTCACCCGGTAGGAGAACTGCAGTGCCTCGCCGTCGTCGTCGTGGGCCGTCGCGGACAGCGTCGGGGTGTTGGAGCCCGTGACGGATCCCTGCTGCGGTGCCACCGCAGTGATGACGGGGCTGCGGTTGGGCAGACTCAGCGTCCGGGCGGTGCTGGCGGTCGCGCCCTGGTTGTCGGTGACCACCAGGGTCACCGACTGCGTCGTCCCTGCGCCCAGGGACAGCGTGGGCCGTGCGCCTGCCGCGATCTGGGTGCCGCCCTTGAACCACTGCCAGCCGGTCACCTGGCCGTCCGGGTCCGAGGAGGCGCTGCCGTCGAGGGTGACACGGTTGCCCGCGCCCGCCAGCCGGGTCCAGGTGAAGGACGCCAGCGGCGCCCGGTTCTGCGGCGGGGCCGGCGGCAGACCGACGGTCGGCAGGTTCAGTCCCGTGGTCTGCTGGATGAAGGCGAGGGCGCGGCTGCCCCCGTCGACGCGGTTGCTGATGCCGAAGTACTCCGCGGGTTCGGTGTCGGTCTTCGCGCCGCACGGGTCGATGCCGATCGTCGCGCTGGTCACCCCCGCGATCCCGAGCGTTCCGCCGCCTACGTCGGCCAGCACCGGGCCGCCGCTGTCGCCCTGCGCGGAGCGGCCCTGGCCGATGTCGAAGGTGAACAGACCCGTCGACGGGACCCAGGCGTCAGCTCCGCTCCCGGCGTCGACCCCGCACCGGGAGAGCACGGACTTGTAGGAGGCCCAGGTGTGTAGGCCCTCGACCGAGACGTTCAAGGTGCTCGACGGCTTGTCGCTGGTCCCGGCCGTCCGCCCGTATCCGTACCGGCGGACCGTCGACATCCGGTCCAGGGAGCCACCGGCCAGGATCGGCAAAGGCTGGATGTGGTCCACCCGGGTCTTCAGCCGGAGCAGGGCCACATCCTGGACCCCCGGGCTCCACTGATACCCGTCCATCCGGATGATCGCCTGCACCTCGTCGGTGAAGGCCGCCCGGCCCCCGGCCGCGGAGAACTTCACGTGCATGCCCTGGGGAGCGTACGGGTCCCCTTGAATCTCGTTCTTGTTGGTGCAGTGCTGCGCGGTCAGGACCCACTCGGGCGCGATCAGTGCGCCTGTACAGGTGGTGGGATAGTGATTGGCCAACAGCGGGTCGCTTTCCACCCGCGGCACCGCGGCCTTCACCGCCGCTTCCGGGGCGGCGCGGCCGCCGATGATCGCTGAGGCCTGGCTCCCCCCGGCCACCAACCCGTACACCGCCACCACCCCGGCCAGAAGGCACCGGGCACCCAGGTACTTTCGCACGTCCACCCCCACCGTGAAGAGTGCTGCCCGCCCCCGTCCCGACCGCCTGTGCGTCCGGCACCGAGCAATCTCGACAACTGCGTCATATCCGCGAGGACTGCGAGTAACCGGTACTTGGCCAGACTGTCCGGAATTACGCCATTTCGACATGTAACCGACAAGATGGGTCAACCACTCGGGCCGGTGGCCGATCCGTCCCGGGGGCGGGCACGTGCACCAAGGAATGGAGGTGCGGCCACCCCGGAGGACGTGCTCGTCAACTCCCGGAATGCCGGGAATCCTCAGTTCCGAACCTGTGGCTGGTGGGCTCGTTGTGGTCCGAGTGCCGGGAATCCTCGGATGCGGACTCCGAAGTCAGCCACCTCCGGTGTCAGGTGGCGGGCGGGTGAGTGCGCGCGGTGCGGCGGTGTCAGGACCTTCAACCGGCCGGTTGTTGGCCTCCCGCAGTGACGCGGAACGAGGGGTCGGCCCCTGGGTGGCGGCCGACGGTCACCTGCGCTCGTGCTCCTGACGTCCTGGGGGTGTGATCCTACTGGCGTTGCACACCGGAGCGAACTCGGTCCCCGCGCCGATCTCGAGGGAGCGGGGGCGACCCACCCGTTGCCGCGGGTGGTCCGGACGAGATACCAGCATGGCGGGCCGGCACATTCGACGTACGCCACGCTCTGATCGGGAAGTGCGGCCAGCGCAGGGCTGGAACTGTCGGCCCGGGGGAGCAACTCGGCCCGCGGTCGGGTCGAACGTGTCCCGGGGACCGTCGGGCCCGGCGACCGCATGGTCTTGGCCAGATAGCACGACAGCGACAGCCTGACGGCCCGTCAGTGCCGATGTCACTCAAAGGGTGACAACGGCCTGTCGCCGTGCGCCGGCGGGCCGTACTGTCGCGTTCCGGGCAGTGCGTAGGGTGGAGAGCGAGGCCGGGACAGGGGAGAGGGCGGCGACAAGGCGATGCTGGAGACCGATTGGACCCGCCGGGGGGCGTGCCGGAGTGCGGACCCGGACGAGCTGTCACGGATGGCGCCGGCCAGAACCGCGCCAAGGCCGTATGCGCCGGCTGCCCCGTGCGTACCGAATGCCTCGCCCAGGCCCTAGATTCCCGTATCGAGCACGGTATCTGGGGCGGTATGACGGAACGGGAACGCCGGGCCCTGCTCAAGCGCAGGCCCACTGTGGGGTCCTGGCGAAATCTGCTGGAGGCGGCCCGCGCCGAACACGAGCGGCGAACCGAGCCCGCCCGGCCGGACGGGATTCCCGCAGCGGACGTCGCCGACTTCGAGCGGGCCATGCACGAGATCCTGACCTCCTGGCAGCTTCCCGGGACCAGTCGCGTTACCTACGATCAGAAGACCGCTGAGATCTCCGTGGACGGCAGCGCCCGCGGTAGCCGTGGCAGGGGCATGCGCTCGGTCATCCACGCAGCATTCACAATGGCCCTCGCGCGATACACAGCAGAACGCGACCTACCCCACCCCGGCTTTGTCGTCCTCGACTCCCCGCTTCTCGCCTACCGCGAGCCCGATGAGGACTTCGTGATGCCCCGCAACGTCGCAGGCCACTTCTTCCAGTCGCTCCACAGTGACTTCGGCGTGCAGGTCATCGTGGCGGAGAACGTCAAGCTCCCTGAGGGCCTCGGGGAGCACGCAACGCTGCACCCATTCAGCGTCTCCGGGACGGAGCGAGTGGGGTTCTACCCTGTACCGACTTCAGCAGGCTGATCGGGCAGGGGACGGCCAACGTCCTGTCCTGGCTGGTCCTGGTGCTCCGGGCCTGGCTGCGCCGGGCCGGTTGCTCCCGCTACTGGGTCTGCCGGGCGGCCGTGCCGATCCGGTCCTCGGTGCCCGGTCGGCCCGGGCCCGGCCGTTCCTGGTGTCGTCCGTCCAGGCGTGTGCGCTCTGGGCCTGCCCGGCCGAATACCGTCAGGAGTTCCACTGGTGCTCGAGTAGCGGTGGTTTCGCGACTGTGAAGTGACGGTAGGTCAGATCACGGGGAAGGTCGAGACCGGAAGGCTCGGGGTGAGCAGGGTGGGGCGTTCGTGGCGTTGGTTCGTTGCTGCCGGGGTGGTTGTGGCGGCGTTCGCGGTACCGGCGGTGGCGTGCGGGTTGTGGGTGCTGCCTTCGCTGATCGAGGAGGCGGGTACGCGGTGGGCGGTCGCGTCGGCGCTGGGTGCTGCTCTGGCCACCCTTGCCGTTCTTTGGGGCCAGAGCTTCACCGCCGCTCCTTCGACGCCGACGCCGGCGACGGTTGTCGCATCCGGTACTCGCTCTGTGGCGGTCAAGGGCCCGGTGAAGGGGAACATCACCACTGGCGACCAGGGGACTGCGGCGCCCTCGACGGCCGGGCGGACACCCGCCGATCCGGGCGCACTGACGGTACCGGGAGCGGTGACGGCCCCGGGGGAGCGGGCTGTTGCCCTGAGTGACGGCTTCGAGGGCGACATCACCACCGGCAACCAGGGGGGTGGATCACTCTCATGACCGAGCAGCAGGCACCGGGCACCGGGCCGGGATCGGGCGATGCCATCGCCTCGGGCGTCCGGGCGATCGCGATCAACACCCTGGGGGCGCCGTTCACCGGCATCGCCAGCACCGGCGACAACACGACCATCATCTACGTGCCGCAGGAGGAGCTGCGCCCGGCTGCGAAGGTCGATGCCCCGCCAAAGTTGGTGAGCCTGCAGGTTCGGCATGCCTCGTTTGTCGGCCGCGCTCGCGAACTTGCCTTGCTCGACGCGGCCCTCGATGGTGGGGGCACCGTGGTTGTGCAGGCGCTGCACGGCCTGGGCGGTGTCGGCAAGACCGCGCTGGCCGCGCATTGGGCCGCCACCCGCACCGGCGTCGACAACCCGGTCTGGTGGATCACCGCCGACAGTCCGGCCAGTATCGACACAGGCCTGGCGGAACTTGCCGCTACGCTGCAGCCGGCGCTCGCGCAACTCCCGGCCGAGCAGCTCGCCGAACGGGCCAAGCAATGGCTGGCCACCCACAGCGGCTGGCTCCTGGTCCTCGACAACGTCGACAATCCTGATCACCTGGCCCCGCTGCTCGCCCGTGCCACCACGGGCCGGATTCTGATCACCAGTCGCCGGTCGACCGGCTGGCACGACACGGCCGTTCCCGTCCCCCTCGACGTCCTCGCTTCAGAGGAAGCCTTGGAGCTCCTCACCCGCATCCTCACCCGGGGCGGGACCGGAACCGCCGACCTCGACGGTGCGGCCGAGCTCTGTCACGAACTCGGCGGCCTGCCACTGGCCATCGAACAGGCGGGCGCTTACATCGCCGAAACCGGCATCACTGCCCGCACCTACCTGAGCCTGCTCGCCGACGATCCGGCTGACATGTACCAGGAGACGGCCGCGGGCCGGGACAGCGAGCGCGCTGTCGCCCGCGTCTGGAGTATCACGC
Proteins encoded:
- a CDS encoding trypsin-like serine protease, translating into MRKYLGARCLLAGVVAVYGLVAGGSQASAIIGGRAAPEAAVKAAVPRVESDPLLANHYPTTCTGALIAPEWVLTAQHCTNKNEIQGDPYAPQGMHVKFSAAGGRAAFTDEVQAIIRMDGYQWSPGVQDVALLRLKTRVDHIQPLPILAGGSLDRMSTVRRYGYGRTAGTSDKPSSTLNVSVEGLHTWASYKSVLSRCGVDAGSGADAWVPSTGLFTFDIGQGRSAQGDSGGPVLADVGGGTLGIAGVTSATIGIDPCGAKTDTEPAEYFGISNRVDGGSRALAFIQQTTGLNLPTVGLPPAPPQNRAPLASFTWTRLAGAGNRVTLDGSASSDPDGQVTGWQWFKGGTQIAAGARPTLSLGAGTTQSVTLVVTDNQGATASTARTLSLPNRSPVITAVAPQQGSVTGSNTPTLSATAHDDDGEALQFSYRVTGPSVDVSSGWVAGSWTVPAHRLDPGTGYQWTVTAKDPVGATTSRTTSFTVAMLPTAADIVQTSTGGGYWQVDTYGAVTARGDAQVFGSLPGLGIKVNNIIGLARTPTNHGYWLVGRDGGVFAFGDAGFYGSLPGLNIRVGNIVGMAPSRTGQGYWLAGSDGGVFAFGDAGFYGSMGGKPLNAPVSAIVATPVNAGYLLAARDGGVFAFGDAGFYGSMGGKPLNAPVVDIDSTPDGHGYWMTAEDGGVFAFGNAGFYGSMAGKPLNGHVTSMSATPTGSGYLLSACDGGIFAFGDAVFRGSSPTYQCRGT